TTTGAATCCAAAGGAATTGCGCTTACAGCGGATCAAAAATCAGGATTGGAATACGTCCCACAGACAGTACATATGACTGTACAGGAATTTCGGGCCGAGTTCCACTCCCCACAGCTCATTCAGCTGCTGTTTGACATATATTATACCTGGAGAACCAATAACGGAGCCCTGGACCGGCGCCGCACAGACCGTCTTTTGCATGCCCCCGAAAACGACGGACCTGCGAACCGTCAGATTCCCGGTGTCACCACAGACAATACTCCCGGCGCAATACGCAGTTTCCACGGAGATGCGCAAAATCGCCTTCCTGTCAGGACACCGGCAGAACTGGCTGCTCCCCCAATGGTTGCCACTACCTATCTGAATCATGCTGAAAACACCGCTAACACAGATCCCCGGAGGCCAAATAAAACTCTAATGGAATATACGGGCATACGTCTTGGTGCGGAGCCTAATCCACACAACAACAAAATTGTTTTTGACTATCATACCGGAATTATGTATGTAACCTTCAACCATTACCACATGCTTTATGAGGTCGATATGACTACATTTTAAACGGGTCACTGCAGAAACCCTGCAGTGACCCGCTTTTATACATTGCTTTGTCTATCTTTCAGAACATTCGTCCTGAAATGATCATAATTTATATTTCTGAACACAATCCGCAATGATCTCAACACACTGCTCCACTCCAAGCTTCCCGCTGTTCAGGCTCAGGTGATAGTTGCGGGGGCTGCCCCATTCATTGCCGCTGTAATACTGGTAATAATCACGGCGCTTCCTGTCGATCTCACGCATCCGCGTCTCTAACTTCTTCACAGTCTCGCCTGGTTCCAGCCTCTGCATACGCTCCACACGCTTCTTCATGCTGGCGCAGATAAATACATGGAAGCCGTCCTCCACGATGATGTCCGAGCACCTGCCGATGATCACACAGGGACCAGACTGCTCCAGCTTGCGGATCATCTGGGACTGAGCCAGGAATACCTGGTCAGAAACCGGCACTTCATATAATGGGGAAAATGGATTCACCGACACATACTCATGGTCGATCCGCTCTTTCCTGCCGATCACCTCGTCATTGGCATCGAACGCCTCTTCTGCAATATTGCTGTCTTCCGCAGCCAGGGATATGATCTCCTTGTCATAAAACGGGATCCCCAGTTTCTCCGACAGACGGAACCCTATCTCGCGCCCGCCGCTTCCAAACTCACGGCTGATCGTAATTACTCTACTCATAACTGCGTGCCTCCTCTCATGTATGAGGCTCCCCGTCTCAGGAACCGGCCTCATCTTCGGTGTAACTATCATATTACCATATCCGGACAAGAATTGCTACACATTCTTTTGTGCACACTCCGTCTTCTCATAAGCAAGCCGCTCCCCGCCGTCCTTCAGGCAGATGATGCCGCACCGGACAAAGCCATTCTTTTCCAGCATCCCCTGCATGGGGAGATTGTCACGATGGGTGTCGATCCGCAGATCGCCGCCGCTCTTTTCATAACACCAGTTTACACAGAACGTCGCCACTCCTTTTTTCTTACCCGGCGCCGCGACCCGGTGCATCACCCCGTAAGGCCCGCTGCCCAGCCAGCTGCCGTCATGGATGACCCGGTAATCCGGATCGTCCTCCTTTGCGAAATAAAAGACGCCCAACAGCTCTCCGTCCTCCGTGCAGACATAGCTTTTCCCTTCCGCGATATCCTGCTCCACCTGCTGCCTGGGGGGATAGACACTGCCCCACTGCTCCGGATTCCCGTGCTCTTTCATAAACCGACGGGCCTGTGCATATAACTCCAGGACTGCGCCTGTCTCCTGTGCGGTTGTTTTTCTGATCTCCATCTTCTCTCCTCCGTTTTCTATCTTAATCGTTCTGTAACGCGGGTTAACACCGTACGATCTCCAGGACCTCCGTCGATACCTTTTCGGTAAATGTCTCATCATGCTCCACCAGGATCATGGTTGGCTGGAATTTCAAGATCAGCGCCTCGATCTGCATCCTGGAGTACACATCGATAAAATTCAGCGGTTCATCCCAGATATACAGATGCGCCTGCTCACACAGGCTGCGCGCGATCAGTACTTTTTTCTTCTGCCCCTCGCTGTAAGTCTCCATCGGCTTGTCAAACTGCTCCCGCGAAAAATCCAGTTTTCTGAGCAGGGCATAAAAGAGCTGTTCCTCCACATCATATTCCCGGGCATATTGGCTCAGGCTGCCGCGAAGATAGCTGGTATCCTGGGAAACGTAGGAAATCTTCATGCCCGCAGCTTCCCATAGCTTTCCTGTACAGGACAGCGCGTTCTCTGATCTACCGTGCGGTCCGCCGTCCCGCCCCTCGTCTGCCCCCGCCAGGATCAGCCTGATCAGACTGGACTTTCCGCAGCCGTTCCTCCCCTGAAAGGACACCCGGCCGCCCCGTCTCAGTTCTAAGCCCACCGCCCGGCATACCGGACTGGGCGGTTCCCCGTAGCATGCCGCCACCTGTTCCAACACCACCAGCCTGTCTGAATGGTGTGTCAGCGGGAACAGCTTTAGATCCTCCACAGACTCTGCATTCTTTAGAAGGTCCTGCTTCTCCTCAATAGCAGCTTCCTGCCTCCGCTCCAGATTCTTCCTGCGCTGCTGCATACGCCGGGATTTTTCACCAATATACGCACGAGTCCCGATAAAGGTCTTTGCTTTCTTCGGACACCACCCGAGCTTCGTGTCCTCCACCTTGTCCGCCCAGTCCCGCGACTGGCGCGCCGCCGACTGAAGCCGCCTGATATCTTTCTTCAGCCGTTCATTCTCCCCCAGTTCAAAAGCATCCTGTCTCTGCCGGTTCTCATACCAGGAAGAGAAGTTCCCCTTCTGTACCTCAATATCCTCCCGGTTGATCGCCAGGATATGATCCACGCATCCGTCCAGGAACGCCCGGTCATGGGACACCAGGATAAAACCTTTTTTACTGTTTAAATACCGGCTGACCAACTGCCTCGCCTCGCGGTCCAGATGATTGGTCGGCTCGTCGATCAGCAGAAAATGCCCATCGCGCAAAAACAGCGCCGCCAGCAGTACCTTCGTCTGTTCCCCATTGGACAGGGTGGAAAATGGACGGTAAAGGACATCCTCCGCCACCTGCAGCCTCGACAGCTCCCGGTCCAGCTGCCAGAACGGCGTATCCCCGAGCACCTGCTCTAAAACCTCCCGCGTTTCCCGCTCCTTATCCTCCACCTGGAACGGAAAATAGTCAAATTCCACGCTGGAGCTGATCCTGCCGGTGTACTCAAGCTCCCCCATAAGCAGTCTTAAAAATGTCGTTTTGCCCCGTCCGTTCCGTCCCGTAAAACCCAGCTTCCAGTCCGTGTCAATCTGGAATGAGACATGCTCAAACACCGGGGCATAGCTTCCCTCATAAGTAAATGATAAATCCGTTACCTGGATCAATGACATATGCATCCCTCCTGTCAGAATACCGGCCGCAGGCCGGAAAACAACTGCAAGAATCCGCATCCCGCCGCCGTATCCTCCCAGGAATCCACCGGTACGCCCTCGTACCTTACATACTTCCTGCCATGAATCCGAAAAATTGCGTACAAAAAAAGAGGCGTGGATGAAATAACATTCTTGCAAATCAGGCATAACAAAAACTGCAGCATCCGCCGCATGATTCCATTATGCAGTTACATCCGCAAGAACTGTTATCTCATCCTTCCACCCCTTTCTGGTTTCCATTTATGGTGTAAGTCTATCACAATGCATACCGCTTGTCAATCCATCGGAAGCTCCGCCGCGGCAAATCCTCCGTTGTGAGTCTTCTTTGCCTCATAAAGCGCCGCATCCGCCGCTTTTGCCAGCGCAGTATAATTGTCCCCCTGTCTGGCGACAACCGCCCCCGCTGACAATGTGATAGAAGGCATATTGCGCTTCTGCGCCTCTTTCATCAAGGTGCTGTTAATATCCTCCATGATCCGTTTTGCCACCTGGTAATCATCCGTGCTGCATACAAAGATGGCAAATTCATCTCCGTGCAGGCGCGACGCAAGGTCTATGGTCCGGATACGTCCTATGATCATCTGTGCAGAAAGCTTGATGACCTCATCTCCCGCCTGGTGCCCGAAATTATCATTCACAGCCTTAAAATGATCTCCGTCGATCATGATCAGGATCCCTGCCTCCTCCGGCTCCATGGACTCCAGCAGCTCGCCAACCCCTTTACGGAACGACTTGAAATTCATAAGACCCGTCAGGTCATCGATCGCCGCAGCCTTTTGCGCCGCGGACAACGCGATCTCCAAACGCTTCTGTGTCTGTCCCAGTTCCACGTAGGCAGCTTTGAGTTCACGGTTTTTCTGCTCCTTGCTCACCCGCCCCAGAATATAGACCAGAAGGAGTTCCAATGCCAGAAGCGGCAAAAGCCATACCTGCACAGTAGCTTTCAGCATGGTCCATACCGGGACAAAAATAAGAAAGCGATATCCTTCTCCATTCAGAAAATATCCATAATTCTGCCTTCCATCCAGATTCACACGCATTACTTTTCTGTCATTTTCAAGAAGACTGTGCAGATCCTGGTCAAAATCCTCACGCATGGAAAGAAATGCCGAGGCCGACACCAGTTCATCCTTGAGCTTATCTGTCTTCTCGCCGACATTTACAGCAGAACGGTTCAGCTGTTCCTCCAAATCCGCCACAACCGCCCTGGCTTCATCAAGGGATGATGTGAGGCTCCCGCCCAGATAGCTCTCATTGCTGCTGCCGACAATCGTGCCATTGGCATCAAATATCATCAACTGCTCCCCGTCAAACGTTTGCAGGTCCGCCACAAGCCGCTGGATATCCCCCATCTTGATATCATAGGCAAAAACAGTCTCCCCGTCCGGCTGGAGCTGTGAGATGGTAGAAAGGATATAATGGTTGGCATAACTCATATAAGGAGGCGTGAATACGATCTCTCCCTTTCCCGCCACCGCATCCAGATACCAGGGGCGCTCAGTTGGGTCATACCCCGTATCCTCATACTCGGAATATGGGGTATTCCAGCTGTATAAATATCTCCCTTTATAATACATATATAAGCCATCAAAGGTATCACCCTCTATCGCCATCAGCTTCGGGTCGATTCCCTTTAAATAGTTCCAGATGTCATCCGGATCCGGCTTATTCTCAATCTCGCCTGCCATCATCTGTGCAAAAAGCTTGAAGGAATGACGGTAATTGTCCATCACCTCCGACACATTTTCCTGGCAATCCGCCCCGTGATCAAGAAAACTCTTCTGCACATAATCTTTCTCCCTGCCTGCAATCAGCAGAATGGCCAGGATATTAACAGCCAGAAATACAGCTGCAAAACGGAAATATCTGACCCGGTCATTTTTCTTCCCCTTTTTACTCCCCATGTTCTCCTCCGGATTACCGTATTATATATCAAAAAGACTCAGCTGTTCCATCTCGTAGCCACGCTTATACGCGCAGATGATATCCTTCATCCTGTAAAGGATCCCATATTTCTCACACTCTGATGCAAACAGTTTATAAAGTGATGACGCCTGCGGGCTATGGCACTCATACTGGTTCCGGTAACGTGTCAGATACCGGTCCTTCAGTCCCTGTCCGGGAAAGAGTTCCTCCAGCCTGTCCAGATACCATTCCCGCTGGTTGTTCCTCAGGGTCATTCCAAATGCCCCAAAGATGAACCTGGCTCCTACCTCATGCGCTCTCCGCACGATCGCCAGGACATTCTCCTCCGTGTCCTCCAGCCACGGCAGGACCGGCATCAGAAGGATGCCATGGAAGATCCCGTGACGGCTCAGCTCCTCCAGCATGGCAAAACGCTCCGAGGACACCGGCGCTCCCGGTTCTATCTTGCGTGACAGCCCGTCATCCGCCGTGGTGATCGTCACCTTGCAGAGCACCGGGGAGTGTTCCTTGATCCCCTCCAAAATATCGATGTCCCGCAAAAGCAGCGTGCTCTTTGTGGCAATCCCTATCCCAAACCCAAAGGCATCCACCAGTTCCAGCGCGTGCCGGGTCAGAAGAAGCTCCTTCTCAAAAGGATTGTACGGATCACTCATAGACCCGGTCCCCACAACCCCGGTCCTGACCTTCCGCCGCAGGTCGTCCCGGATGACCGAAAGCGCATTCTCTTTGGCCCGCACCGTGTCAAAATCATCAATATGATAGCAATCTGAACGGCTGTCGCAGTAAATGCAGCCATGGCAGCAGCCACGGTATATATTCATATTGTAATCCATGCCGAACCATCCGTTGGATTTCGTCTTGGTCACAATGGTTTTGGCTGGTATGTATTGCATGGGTGTCTCCTCTCCAGTGCCTCCTGTCAAAAATATAGGACCCAGGCGCTCACAGAATATTTCCTGCGAATCCTCCTGCGTCTTGTATGATGCACATTCAAAAGTATTGCTCCCTTATAGTATACTGAATTTGAGTGTCAACTGCAAGTAATAAGTGTCTTTTTTATGTAAATTTATCCTATTTTTTGTAACTGCTAAAAATATTTGCAAATAGTAAACTGTAATCTAAAGCTTTGTATAACAAAACGGAACCAGTATTTCTACCGGTTCCGTGCCTCTCATCTGATAAAATTGGTCTTTACCTTTTTCTCTGTCTGCGGATATGAGATCCCGGCCGCTTTGCCCGCCTCAATGCATTTGATCATCCACGCCATGTTCTGGCCGATGCCCCGCATGATCTGCAGGCCCTCCAGGTCCTGCTTCACCTCTTCCGGCGTGTTGCCGTGTACCATATTCCAGTAATTGGACGATACCACCGGCATCCTAGCTATGGTGAAGTACTTGTTGAGTACATCCAGGGACGCTGTCGTTCCCGCCCGTCTTGCCGATGCCACCGCTGCTCCTGGCTTGAACGCAAATGCTCCGCCGCCGGAATAGAACAGCCGGTCCAGGAACGAAAGTATCCTTCCGCTGGGATGCGCATAGTATACCGGCGTGCCGAACACAAAGCCGTCCGCTTCCAGAGCTTTTTCGTGCACCTGGTTTACCAGGTCGTCATCGAAGACGCATTTCCCAAGCTTTGCACAGGCTCCGCAGCCAATGCAGTCGCGGACCGGGTCCTTGCCAAGCTGGATGATCTCGGTTGTGATGCCTTCTTTTTCTAATGTTGCCGCTACCTCGGAGAGGGCGGTGTAAGTGCAGCCGTGCTCGTTGCCGCTGCCGTTGATGAGTAGTACTTTGGACATGTGGATGTTCCTCCTTTTTGTAATCATATTATTTTTTGTATTTGATTTTTATCTCTTCGCCGTCTTCATTTTTGAAAGAGACTTTCTCCAGTCTTTTCGGATTATCATCTTCGTCGAATTCTATATCAATACTGTGGATCCCATTTATATACTCCTCCGATGCTCCCGCATTTTTTAAAATGTACTCCAGGAATATCCGCCTGTCTTTTTCATTTGATATATCGTCTTCCTTGATCTCAATGATATTGTCCTTATCTATTCCCTCCTGCCCAACCAGTTTTTCCTGTAATGTTTTCTCAAAATCTTCCCTGTTGGTTCCACCTGCCACTGCATACTTTTCTCCATCTAATTCAAATATCTTATATGCGCCGGTCAGGTACTTCTCTCCCCAAATTTCAATCTTATTCCATCCTTCGTTAAAGAACCGGAATATATCCTGTGCGATCTGATTTTCAAGATTGGTTGGTTCTCGTTCCGTTTTAGCCTCAATCTCAATCTCGATATTGGAACCTGCCGGATGAAACGGAGCATCATTGCCCCCTTCATTCATGGTGTATTCAAATGTATATTGACACCCTTCCACATGATCAAGCTTCAAAGATGCAGACCATACTTTTGGCGAATAACCTGAAAAGGTTTTTGGACTCAACCATATCGTATCACCGTATTTTCCACTGGCAAGCGTATCCTTCGCCAATAAAATATCACCACATTTGTAGTAAATCGTATATGGCACGTCAACTGGATCACAGGGTATTCTAACTTCGTACCGTTTTGAATCTCCCCATCCACCTGCAGTTAGCTGGCATTTCCCATCTTTAAGAATAACACCATTATAATTCTTTTCCTCTACTTTATAACCATACAGCTTATCATACGGCACATCAAGAATTACCGTTTCATCAGTCCGGATACTCCCCTGCAGAACAGCCAAATCCTCACCACCTGTTCTATAGAAAACGATTCTATAGTTATTTACAAATGGCTCATAATAAAAGACGTATTCGTAATTATCTTTTGTGTATTCCGTCTCGACCCACCACTGTCCGTTAAGATTATATCCATCTATATCTACTGCCTCAAAAGTTATCTTATCACCGTAATTTGCGGAAATGACCCTTTTCTCCCTTATCTCCTTCCCCGTATAGGCAGATTTATAATAGATAGTGAATCCTACAGCTGATTCTTCTGCTCTATTATAATACAATGCAAAACGATTGTCTTTCTCTGTCATGATTTCTTCACGAATGGTTATCCCCAGCAGATAATCATATGAATCATCTTCATTAAATATATATCCGTCTATATCTGGAATTTCATCCGGTTTAAGGTATTTCTTTTCGTTTGGATATGCAAGTCCAACATTATCGTTCTGGTATATCACCTGATTGCCATAGTAACATATTACCCCATATGGGATTGTCGGTTCCTCAGTACCACCGCCGCCTCCGCTCCCATCATACTTGATCACAAAATGTTCTGCTTCCACCGGCGGCGTATCTTCCGGCATTCCAAACTTGTCCGGACGAACCCCCAGATATTTTTTAACCTGTTCCAGCTTATAATTATAGCACTCCGCATACCGGGAAGACCGGTAAGTGAAGCCTGTCCGGTCATTGTGGATTTCCAGATCAATACGGATCACATTGGGATGATTCTCCGGGTCTTCTCTTGAAAAGGTCAGTCCGCCTTCCGTAATGCGATAGCCCATATAAACGCCATTATCAAAATGCCAGTTCATCTCCGGAACTGTTTTTGAAGCACCGGTAATCGCAGCTCCCACCTCGCCCCGGACCGTCTCATAATACCGCAGGCACAAAGCGCCGTCCGGCTCCGCATAGATTGCCAGAGGACTTTTACTACGGTTCCACATGGTGATCCACTCAGAACCAGAGCCAAAATCCATGTTCCCGTCTTTTCCCAGCCAGATGTAATATCCTCCGTGATCAGACGCAACATCACCCTGCATATGGGGCTGCTTTGCAGCTGAGATTTCACCAGCTATCTTATCCAGGAGGATATCACTGACAGTAACCGCGCTGGATACAGACTGCATCCGCGTAAACAGCCTGAGGCTGGATGTCAGCACAAAAGATGCCGCGGTCATGAAAAGACCGATCAATGCAAAGGCTACGATCAGTTCCACCAATGTGATACCAGATTTTTCCTTCCACACCTTAGACCACCGCTGTCTCCACATGCCATCCGCCTCCCTTCGTCATGATTTCATATTTCTCGTTTCTGGACTGCTTTCACGGCTTTACTGCATTCTCTACCTCATACAATCGGATCTCTGAACTTCCTCCAGCCACACTTTTCGTATGGGTTCTAACCTTCGCCTGTACCTCAAAGCCATCTCCGGTATCCGCCCCGTCCTTGGTCACCCGCTTAAACTTAAGCACGGTTGCGTCTTCGCTGACCGAATCAGCCTTTTCCAGAAAATAGTCGCCTGCCAGCTGATGATATTTCACCATCGTGTCTGTAGACCGGTTCATCATCCTCCCTGCCAGTCCCATAGCCTGGGAAAATATTCCCATGAACAGCACCAGGATCACAAATGCAACCATTACTTCCACCATAGTGGTTCCGCTGGTCGTACTTTTGTTTTCCTTCATCATACTTCCCCGCCTTCCCACACATTTTCGTCAAAAGCCCATTCCCAGGAATAGTCTTCATTGACTAGATCAAGCTTGATGTTTTGCGGCCTATAGGTACTTATAATTGTACTTGCCTCCTCCCCAACCATGCAGGTCACCTTAACATACAAGGTTACTTCATTGAATTTCTCACTGCGAACAACAACATCATCAGTCACTACACGATCCTGTTCTTCCGCCTGAGTCCAGTACATCTGAACCATGGTTTTTGTGGAAGGCATATATTCATTTACCAATTCATAATTGTAAACGCCCTTTGCATCAATCCGAATTTGCTCAATTGTATTGGCGTCACTGTGATACTGAACCCAATCTTCAGAAAACACCGTGTGCAGCTTTCCTGCCAGAGTATCTGTCGGACCACCTTTCTTTGGCTCCGTGGCATAATTCCCATATGTTAAGATCTCATCCCGAAGCGCTTCGGACACAGAAACTGCTGCAATCCGGCACTGCTCCTTCTGATTGGAACGGTTTGCATTCATAGCCAAGACGGATGCGGTCAGAAGCAATGCCAGGCTTAATGCCATAACAAAGATCATCACACACATGACCAGTATCATTGCAGAGCCTTCCTGCCTTTTCTTCATAACCGCACCTCCTTCTACGTTTTTATTGTTTTTTACATTATTTCGCATTGCTTCTGTCACTGGGTCAAATTGTTGCGCAGTTCCCCATCCTCTGAATCCGCTTCTGTTCCAGCCTCTTCTTCATCCCGGTAAGAATGCAGGATCGCAAACCATTCCTGCTCCGGCAGTTCATAATAAGGGCTGACCACAGTCGGATACACGGAAATCTGTTCCGTGTTATAGAGACCGCCGTCGTAATAATACTCCGAATTCTGATACTGCTCCGCCGCATTCCCTTTCAACTGTCCTATGGCTGCATCCGGCAGGGTCAGGATGAATTTGAGTCCATCCTTCTTTTCTTCCACGCGCAGTGTGCAGTTCAGGATCAGGATTCCCGGCTGATCCATCACAGAGGATGTTGCCAGGGACGGAATCCTGTTTTGCGCTGCATCGGACGGAGTCGCATTGCTGTCCGTAGCTCTCTCCGGTGCCGCATCGGATGGAGAAGCTGTCGGGACGTCCGATGTAAACGGAATCATATCCCCCTCCAGGTCGTATGCCACGGAGTACAGGAGCCTCCCTTCAGCCGTCATATACTCTTTTAATCCTTCAAACCTGCCAAATTCATCTCTGGTCAGATCTAACTCCAGCGAATAATCCTCTGCCATATTTCCACCACGAACAGTCAGTTCATATCCGGCCGTCTTCGTATCCTTGTACCGGTAGAACCACTCAACCTGCCTCTGTCGGGCTGTTACCTTACGGGTCAGCACACTCCGGCTCCTGCCGTTTACTGTTGTTTCACAAACGATCGGCTCGGACGTATACTGTGCAAGTGAAACCACCGTTACCGGTGTTACCGGCGGGAGAACAAGCTCATAAGTTTCCTCCGAGAACCTGCAAAGACCGCCCTCATACCTGCCGCTGCTCCCTTTCTTTAAGCTGATTATGCTGGCAAAGTTCAGTTTTACCGTCCGCTCGGTATCCGCTGCCAGTTCAATGGGGAGCCAGACATTCTCCACATACTCGCTCTTACTGGTCTTACTGTTATACGGAACGCTGTAGATCCCTAAAAGATTGTCGTCCTCATCCGTTACGCGCACAAGATATCTTGTTGTGCCGCTAAAATCATCCTCCAGCTCATAAGCAAATCCTGTGTAATTTGATTCTTTCACCAATTCACCGTCAATTCCGGCGCCCAGTCCTGGCTCATCAGAACCGTCTGCCGCCATCTCAGGCATTGGTATCGCTTCTGATATTACCGTAAGCTTGTTATCCGTCCTGCCCGCTGCTGCCCAGTCGGAATCATAATAAATCTGATCACTCACACCGCTGGAGCCGGGTTCATTTTCTGCCAGTGACTGGATCAGGATCTGCTCTGTATATTCCAGACTCACACCTTCCGGAAGTTCGATCTCACCCCCTGACGTTTCGTCAATGGATTCTGAATCCGGCAAGACAAGTGAAATCACATTCTTACCCGTCTTCTCATCCCGCGCTGCCTTTATATACGCCTCTACCTGCAATGTATATCTGCCGTCGTCGGTCTCTACGACAGGTATGATTTTTTTGTATGGAAGCGCTGCCGGGTCTCCTCCGATTGTCAGATGGATACTTTGTACCTCTGCCGTCCCGTCATCTCCATCAGCCGCAACCGCGTCTGAAAGTTCGGATGACTGGTATTCCACCGTGTAGCCGTTTCCGTCATCATCCAGCACCAGCTTCATCTGAATCACATCAGATGCCACCATTTCCGCATTCGATGGGGAAGCCGTCCGCTCTGCAGTCTGAGGTGTCTGGATCAGATTGATCTG
This portion of the Clostridium sp. AN503 genome encodes:
- a CDS encoding cytidylate kinase-like family protein encodes the protein MSRVITISREFGSGGREIGFRLSEKLGIPFYDKEIISLAAEDSNIAEEAFDANDEVIGRKERIDHEYVSVNPFSPLYEVPVSDQVFLAQSQMIRKLEQSGPCVIIGRCSDIIVEDGFHVFICASMKKRVERMQRLEPGETVKKLETRMREIDRKRRDYYQYYSGNEWGSPRNYHLSLNSGKLGVEQCVEIIADCVQKYKL
- a CDS encoding GNAT family N-acetyltransferase, with amino-acid sequence MEIRKTTAQETGAVLELYAQARRFMKEHGNPEQWGSVYPPRQQVEQDIAEGKSYVCTEDGELLGVFYFAKEDDPDYRVIHDGSWLGSGPYGVMHRVAAPGKKKGVATFCVNWCYEKSGGDLRIDTHRDNLPMQGMLEKNGFVRCGIICLKDGGERLAYEKTECAQKNV
- the abc-f gene encoding ribosomal protection-like ABC-F family protein, which gives rise to MSLIQVTDLSFTYEGSYAPVFEHVSFQIDTDWKLGFTGRNGRGKTTFLRLLMGELEYTGRISSSVEFDYFPFQVEDKERETREVLEQVLGDTPFWQLDRELSRLQVAEDVLYRPFSTLSNGEQTKVLLAALFLRDGHFLLIDEPTNHLDREARQLVSRYLNSKKGFILVSHDRAFLDGCVDHILAINREDIEVQKGNFSSWYENRQRQDAFELGENERLKKDIRRLQSAARQSRDWADKVEDTKLGWCPKKAKTFIGTRAYIGEKSRRMQQRRKNLERRQEAAIEEKQDLLKNAESVEDLKLFPLTHHSDRLVVLEQVAACYGEPPSPVCRAVGLELRRGGRVSFQGRNGCGKSSLIRLILAGADEGRDGGPHGRSENALSCTGKLWEAAGMKISYVSQDTSYLRGSLSQYAREYDVEEQLFYALLRKLDFSREQFDKPMETYSEGQKKKVLIARSLCEQAHLYIWDEPLNFIDVYSRMQIEALILKFQPTMILVEHDETFTEKVSTEVLEIVRC
- a CDS encoding sensor domain-containing diguanylate cyclase; amino-acid sequence: MGSKKGKKNDRVRYFRFAAVFLAVNILAILLIAGREKDYVQKSFLDHGADCQENVSEVMDNYRHSFKLFAQMMAGEIENKPDPDDIWNYLKGIDPKLMAIEGDTFDGLYMYYKGRYLYSWNTPYSEYEDTGYDPTERPWYLDAVAGKGEIVFTPPYMSYANHYILSTISQLQPDGETVFAYDIKMGDIQRLVADLQTFDGEQLMIFDANGTIVGSSNESYLGGSLTSSLDEARAVVADLEEQLNRSAVNVGEKTDKLKDELVSASAFLSMREDFDQDLHSLLENDRKVMRVNLDGRQNYGYFLNGEGYRFLIFVPVWTMLKATVQVWLLPLLALELLLVYILGRVSKEQKNRELKAAYVELGQTQKRLEIALSAAQKAAAIDDLTGLMNFKSFRKGVGELLESMEPEEAGILIMIDGDHFKAVNDNFGHQAGDEVIKLSAQMIIGRIRTIDLASRLHGDEFAIFVCSTDDYQVAKRIMEDINSTLMKEAQKRNMPSITLSAGAVVARQGDNYTALAKAADAALYEAKKTHNGGFAAAELPMD
- a CDS encoding radical SAM protein, which encodes MQYIPAKTIVTKTKSNGWFGMDYNMNIYRGCCHGCIYCDSRSDCYHIDDFDTVRAKENALSVIRDDLRRKVRTGVVGTGSMSDPYNPFEKELLLTRHALELVDAFGFGIGIATKSTLLLRDIDILEGIKEHSPVLCKVTITTADDGLSRKIEPGAPVSSERFAMLEELSRHGIFHGILLMPVLPWLEDTEENVLAIVRRAHEVGARFIFGAFGMTLRNNQREWYLDRLEELFPGQGLKDRYLTRYRNQYECHSPQASSLYKLFASECEKYGILYRMKDIICAYKRGYEMEQLSLFDI
- a CDS encoding flavodoxin family protein → MSKVLLINGSGNEHGCTYTALSEVAATLEKEGITTEIIQLGKDPVRDCIGCGACAKLGKCVFDDDLVNQVHEKALEADGFVFGTPVYYAHPSGRILSFLDRLFYSGGGAFAFKPGAAVASARRAGTTASLDVLNKYFTIARMPVVSSNYWNMVHGNTPEEVKQDLEGLQIMRGIGQNMAWMIKCIEAGKAAGISYPQTEKKVKTNFIR
- a CDS encoding prepilin-type N-terminal cleavage/methylation domain-containing protein, with product MWKEKSGITLVELIVAFALIGLFMTAASFVLTSSLRLFTRMQSVSSAVTVSDILLDKIAGEISAAKQPHMQGDVASDHGGYYIWLGKDGNMDFGSGSEWITMWNRSKSPLAIYAEPDGALCLRYYETVRGEVGAAITGASKTVPEMNWHFDNGVYMGYRITEGGLTFSREDPENHPNVIRIDLEIHNDRTGFTYRSSRYAECYNYKLEQVKKYLGVRPDKFGMPEDTPPVEAEHFVIKYDGSGGGGGTEEPTIPYGVICYYGNQVIYQNDNVGLAYPNEKKYLKPDEIPDIDGYIFNEDDSYDYLLGITIREEIMTEKDNRFALYYNRAEESAVGFTIYYKSAYTGKEIREKRVISANYGDKITFEAVDIDGYNLNGQWWVETEYTKDNYEYVFYYEPFVNNYRIVFYRTGGEDLAVLQGSIRTDETVILDVPYDKLYGYKVEEKNYNGVILKDGKCQLTAGGWGDSKRYEVRIPCDPVDVPYTIYYKCGDILLAKDTLASGKYGDTIWLSPKTFSGYSPKVWSASLKLDHVEGCQYTFEYTMNEGGNDAPFHPAGSNIEIEIEAKTEREPTNLENQIAQDIFRFFNEGWNKIEIWGEKYLTGAYKIFELDGEKYAVAGGTNREDFEKTLQEKLVGQEGIDKDNIIEIKEDDISNEKDRRIFLEYILKNAGASEEYINGIHSIDIEFDEDDNPKRLEKVSFKNEDGEEIKIKYKK